In Gossypium hirsutum isolate 1008001.06 chromosome D06, Gossypium_hirsutum_v2.1, whole genome shotgun sequence, one genomic interval encodes:
- the LOC107935054 gene encoding alcohol acyltransferase 9, with translation MLRSEELPDCFYYQNKPTLITPNTSTPNHSLYLSNLDDQKFLRFSIKYLYLFEKAVAIDILKYSLSKVLADYYPLAGRLRPCGGAGDDDKLVVDCNGEGAVFAEGFMDISCEEFLQISRKPNSSWRKLLYRVEAHSFIEIPPLVVQVTNLRCGGMILCTAINHCICDGIGTSQFLHAWAHVITKPTLDLRILPFHSRHVLKPRDPPQVTHNHLGYTKTTFKDNNIHVDINQYLQSQPLVPTSFTFTSAHILRLKRRCIPSLKCTTFEALASHTWRSWVRSLDLSTTFKVKLLFSVNVRKKLIPEIPQGYYGNGFVLACTETAVNDLVASNLHHGIKLIQQAKSSLTDGHVRSMIDLLEDKNVKTDICSSLVISQWAKLGLEDLDFGQGKPLHMGPLTSDIYCLFLPVVGNFDAVKVQVSVPECVVEKFEYYMMDGLDEEENGEQNGFI, from the exons ATGTTAAGATCTGAAGAACTCCCAGATTGTTTCTATTACCAAAACAAACCAACCTTAATCACCCCAAACACTTCAACCCCAAACCATTCTTTGTATCTTTCCAACTTAGATGATCAAAAGTTCCTTAGATTCTCCATTAAATACCTTTACCTTTTTGAAAAAGCTGTTGCTATAGATATCTTGAAATATTCACTTTCTAAGGTTCTGGCTGATTATTACCCTTTGGCCGGAAGGTTAAGACCTTGCGGCGGCGCTGGTGATGATGATAAGCTCGTCGTTGATTGTAATGGTGAAGGTGCTGTGTTTGCAGAAGGCTTTATGGATATTAGTTGTGAAGAGTTTCTCCAAATTTCTCGGAAACCAAACAGCTCTTGGAGGAAATTACTATATAGAGTTGAAGCTCACTCGTTCATTGAGATCCCTCCTCTTGTTGTTCAG GTAACGAATCTCCGTTGTGGGGGTATGATCCTCTGCACCGCGATAAATCATTGCATATGTGACGGCATAGGCACATCTCAGTTCTTACACGCGTGGGCGCACGTGATCACCAAACCAACACTCGATTTACGCATTTTACCCTTCCACTCTCGCCACGTGTTGAAACCCCGAGATCCACCACAAGTTACCCACAACCACCTAGGATATACCAAAACTACGTTCAAAGACAACAACATCCACGTGGACATCAACCAATATTTACAATCACAACCACTAGTTCCAACCTCCTTCACCTTCACCTCCGCTCATATCCTCCGCCTTAAAAGGCGGTGCATCCCATCATTGAAATGCACCACCTTCGAGGCATTAGCCTCGCACACGTGGCGGTCATGGGTTCGTTCCTTGGATTTGTCGACCACATTTAAAGTCAAGCTCTTGTTTTCCGTCAACGTTAGGAAAAAGTTAATCCCAGAAATACCTCAAGGGTATTACGGGAACGGATTTGTCTTGGCTTGTACGGAAACCGCGGTAAATGATTTAGTTGCTTCGAACTTACACCATGGTATAAAGTTAATCCAACAAGCTAAATCAAGTTTAACCGATGGGCATGTACGGTCAATGATTGATTTACTGGAggacaaaaatgtcaaaacagATATTTGTTCAAGCTTGGTAATTTCTCAATGGGCTAAATTGGGGTTAGAAGATTTGGATTTTGGACAAGGTAAGCCATTACATATGGGTCCTTTAACAAGTGATATTTACTGTTTGTTTTTACCGGTGGTGGGTAATTTTGATGCAGTAAAAGTTCAAGTTTCCGTACCTGAATGTGTAGTTGAAAAATTCGAGTATTACATGATGGATGGTTtggatgaagaagaaaatggagAGCAAAATGGTTTTATTTGA